DNA from Chlamydiota bacterium:
GGAAGATGACCGTGTGGAAGGAGGCGATATCGGTGGAGACGAACTGCGACGGGTTGCGCGCGACGAGCTCGACGTGCGGAATCGCCGCCGCGAGGCCGGTGAACGACCGCAGGCACGCAGGGTCGCGCGTGAACAGGGCGATCCGCTCGGTGCGGCGGCCGGTGAGGAGCGCCCAGGCGCGGTTGTCGGCCGGGAGGGAGTCCGAGGGCTCGAGGACGATCTCGACGGCCCCCTCGGGGAGGGTCTCCCCCACCGCGGTGGTGAGCGACGCGCCGGGGGCCAGGGAGACGGGCCGCGAGGCGATCCCCCTCCCGCCCGCGAGCGCGCGGAGCGTCCCCGCGAAGCGGGAGGCCGAAAGGTTCTCCACGGTCACGTAGGCGGAGGCGATCTGCCGCGCGGAGAAGAGGTCGGTGTGCACCGCGAGCGAGGTGATGGCCGCATTCCCCTTCGGCGCGCCGACGCGGTCGACGCGGATCGCCCCGCCCGCCGTCTCCCTCCCGAGGCCGAGCGAGTCGGCGCTCCGGTCGGTGAAGATGCGCAGATGCGTCTCCTCGGCCGCCGCCTCGGGCAGGCGGCGGCGCTTCTCCCCCTCGCGCAGGAGCGCCATCGCGGTCCCGAGCGCCGGGGCCATCCTGTCGGGGGTGTCGGCGGGGAAAAGCTTCGCGAGGCGCGCCTCGACCGCGTCATGGTCGGTCTCCCCGGTCGCAAGCGCCTCGGCCCGCGCCCCCGCGGCGATGAGCGTCACCCGGTCGCCCGCGCCGAGGCGCCGCACCAGGCGCACGGCGCCTTCCCGGGCGAGGTCGAAGCGGCTTCTCTTCCCCTCGAGCGCCTGCATGCTCGCCGAGCGGTCCAGCACCAGGATGAAGTGCCGCCGCCGCTCGGAAACCGCCGTCCCCCGCCAATACGGGCGGCAGGCCGCGAGGATGAGGGCGATGAGGATCGCGAGCTGCACCCAGAAGAGGAGGTCGGCGCGGAAGAGGCTGCTCCGCACGACGCTCTCCTTCAGCACGCGCCAGGGGATGATGCTCGAGATCTCGACACGCCGCTTTTTGCGGCTCCGCCGATAGATCCAGATGAGCGCCGGGATCGAGGCGAGGTAGGCGAGGCCGGCGAGATTCAGGAAACCCATGGGGATAGTGTAACCACAGAGGGCGGCGAGGTCACCGAGAAAATCGGAATCCCCGCGGAGCATCGGCGGCGCGCGGGCCCTGCGCGGAAGAGTTGTTGCGGATCTCCGCAACGGAGAGCCCGGTCCGCGAGGATCCGCGCCGATCCGCGGCGCGCACCGCCTTACGCCCCCTCCGCGGCGGCGCTTACTTGATGATCCCTATCCGCGGCAGC
Protein-coding regions in this window:
- a CDS encoding VWA domain-containing protein, with product MGFLNLAGLAYLASIPALIWIYRRSRKKRRVEISSIIPWRVLKESVVRSSLFRADLLFWVQLAILIALILAACRPYWRGTAVSERRRHFILVLDRSASMQALEGKRSRFDLAREGAVRLVRRLGAGDRVTLIAAGARAEALATGETDHDAVEARLAKLFPADTPDRMAPALGTAMALLREGEKRRRLPEAAAEETHLRIFTDRSADSLGLGRETAGGAIRVDRVGAPKGNAAITSLAVHTDLFSARQIASAYVTVENLSASRFAGTLRALAGGRGIASRPVSLAPGASLTTAVGETLPEGAVEIVLEPSDSLPADNRAWALLTGRRTERIALFTRDPACLRSFTGLAAAIPHVELVARNPSQFVSTDIASFHTVIFHRCEPEEMPAANLLLICPPVKSAVAPVRGDWATGIEFLNWDESHPIGENLRGLNGVRLSGARLLETPRWARPVVISATGGGDIPLLLCGRHRGRKVAVMAYDAAEIDHRKVESLPALVLLLNTLNWLAEDDRAQLKTGEPYETLLPETGGAEGEEAAATVIDPRGNETAVTAARGEPLVFAGTDYAGRYLLTGEGESRSFAANLCSRAESDLRTEADAGDRVSAAEVVSVRMPPSAPPDRSPLFLLLAAALMLADWLLFGMRRRPLAPAPAEAGESVSPPSAGGGRI